One segment of Macaca fascicularis isolate 582-1 chromosome 4, T2T-MFA8v1.1 DNA contains the following:
- the AGPAT1 gene encoding 1-acyl-sn-glycerol-3-phosphate acyltransferase alpha isoform X2 — protein MELWPGAWMLLLLLFLLLLFLLPTLWFCSPSAKYFFKMAFYNGWILFLAVLAIPVCAVRGRNVENMKILRLMLLHIKYLYGIRVEVRGAHHFPPSQPYVVVSNHQSSLDLLGMMEVLPGRCVPIAKRELLWAGSAGLACWLAGVIFIDRKRTGDAISVMSEVAQTLLTQDVRVWVFPEGTRNHNGSMLPFKRGAFHLAVQAQVPIVPIVMSSYQDFYCKKERRFTSGQCQVRVLPPVPTEGLTPDDVPALADRVRHSMLTVFREISTDGRGGGDYLKKPGGGG, from the exons ATGGAGTTGTGGCCAGGGGCatggatgctgctgctgctgctcttcctgctgctgctctTCCTGCTGCCCACCCTGTGGTTCTGCAGCCCCAGTGCCAAGTACTTCTTCAAGATGGCCTTCTACAATGGCTGGATCCTCTTCCTGGCTGTGCTCGCCATCCCTGTGTGTGCCGTGCGAGGACGCAACGTTGAGAACATGAA GATCTTGCGTCTAATGCTGCTCCACATCAAATACCTGTACGGGATCCGAGTGGAGGTGCGAGGGGCTCACCACTTCCCTCCCTCACAGCCCTATGTTGTTGTCTCCAACCACCAGAGCTCCCTCGATCTGCTTG GGATGATGGAAGTGCTGCCAGGCCGCTGTGTGCCCATTGCCAAGCGTGAGCTACTGTGGGCTGGCTCTGCCGGGCTGGCCTGCTGGCTGGCAGGAGTCATCTTCATCGACCGGAAGCGCACGGGGGATGCCATCAGTGTCATGTCTGAGGTCGCCCAGACCCTGCTCACCCAGGAC GTGAGGGTCTGGGTGTTTCCTGAGGGAACGAGAAACCACAACGGCTCCATGCTGCCCTTCAAACGTGGCGCCTTCCATCTTGCAGTGCAGGCCCAG GTTCCCATTGTCCCCATAGTCATGTCCTCCTACCAAGACTTCTACTGCAAGAAGGAGCGCCGCTTCACCTCGG GACAATGTCAGGTGCGGGTGCTGCCCCCAGTGCCCACAGAAGGGCTGACACCAGATGACGTCCCAGCTCTGGCTGACAGAGTCCGGCACTCCATGCTCACTGTTTTCCGGGAAATCTCCACCGATGGCCGGGGTGGTGGTGACTATCTGAAGAAGCCTGGCGGGGGTGGGTGA
- the AGPAT1 gene encoding 1-acyl-sn-glycerol-3-phosphate acyltransferase alpha isoform X1, producing the protein MVARMELWPGAWMLLLLLFLLLLFLLPTLWFCSPSAKYFFKMAFYNGWILFLAVLAIPVCAVRGRNVENMKILRLMLLHIKYLYGIRVEVRGAHHFPPSQPYVVVSNHQSSLDLLGMMEVLPGRCVPIAKRELLWAGSAGLACWLAGVIFIDRKRTGDAISVMSEVAQTLLTQDVRVWVFPEGTRNHNGSMLPFKRGAFHLAVQAQVPIVPIVMSSYQDFYCKKERRFTSGQCQVRVLPPVPTEGLTPDDVPALADRVRHSMLTVFREISTDGRGGGDYLKKPGGGG; encoded by the exons GTGGCCAGAATGGAGTTGTGGCCAGGGGCatggatgctgctgctgctgctcttcctgctgctgctctTCCTGCTGCCCACCCTGTGGTTCTGCAGCCCCAGTGCCAAGTACTTCTTCAAGATGGCCTTCTACAATGGCTGGATCCTCTTCCTGGCTGTGCTCGCCATCCCTGTGTGTGCCGTGCGAGGACGCAACGTTGAGAACATGAA GATCTTGCGTCTAATGCTGCTCCACATCAAATACCTGTACGGGATCCGAGTGGAGGTGCGAGGGGCTCACCACTTCCCTCCCTCACAGCCCTATGTTGTTGTCTCCAACCACCAGAGCTCCCTCGATCTGCTTG GGATGATGGAAGTGCTGCCAGGCCGCTGTGTGCCCATTGCCAAGCGTGAGCTACTGTGGGCTGGCTCTGCCGGGCTGGCCTGCTGGCTGGCAGGAGTCATCTTCATCGACCGGAAGCGCACGGGGGATGCCATCAGTGTCATGTCTGAGGTCGCCCAGACCCTGCTCACCCAGGAC GTGAGGGTCTGGGTGTTTCCTGAGGGAACGAGAAACCACAACGGCTCCATGCTGCCCTTCAAACGTGGCGCCTTCCATCTTGCAGTGCAGGCCCAG GTTCCCATTGTCCCCATAGTCATGTCCTCCTACCAAGACTTCTACTGCAAGAAGGAGCGCCGCTTCACCTCGG GACAATGTCAGGTGCGGGTGCTGCCCCCAGTGCCCACAGAAGGGCTGACACCAGATGACGTCCCAGCTCTGGCTGACAGAGTCCGGCACTCCATGCTCACTGTTTTCCGGGAAATCTCCACCGATGGCCGGGGTGGTGGTGACTATCTGAAGAAGCCTGGCGGGGGTGGGTGA